A window from Megasphaera vaginalis (ex Bordigoni et al. 2020) encodes these proteins:
- the ptsP gene encoding phosphoenolpyruvate--protein phosphotransferase — MLVIRGKSVFAGIAIGPLALFHRQSASAAQRPAAGIEAELQRFRQARQTAVAQLQALYERAVEKVGEDEAAVFEVHQMMLADDDYLETVETLIGSGNMSAEDAVERTAQQFAQMFRAMDDTYMQARAADVIDISRRVEAALCGCQDTDLSAYDGVIIGADDLGPSETLQLDTDKILGFVTSGGSTNSHTAILARTLGIAAVVGTDTPFHDDVEGLTVIIDGYTGTVYLDPDPEMLAAMERKAETAAAHQAALERLRGLPTQTKDGKRIDLYANIGNTGDLAQVAEHDAEGIGLFRSEFLYLENTTYPTEEQQFAAYKKTAQALGGKRVVIRTLDIGADKKVDYFNLETEENPAMGMRAIRICLSRPDLFRIQLRALCRASAFGKVAVMFPMIISLDEIRRSKAMLRDVQEELTAQGIAYDKEMEVGIMIETPAAAIISDELAKEVDFFSIGSNDLTQYTLAIDRQQTRLDDFFDAHHPAILRLIEMTVRNGHAAGIWVGICGELGADLSLTETFLRMGIDELSVSPAAILPVREKVRSLDLRDVDV; from the coding sequence ATGTTAGTGATACGGGGGAAAAGCGTGTTTGCCGGCATTGCGATCGGACCGCTAGCACTGTTTCACCGGCAGTCCGCTTCTGCGGCGCAGCGGCCTGCTGCCGGCATAGAAGCGGAGCTGCAGCGTTTCCGTCAGGCCCGGCAAACGGCTGTCGCGCAGTTGCAGGCGCTGTACGAACGCGCCGTTGAAAAAGTGGGGGAAGACGAAGCCGCCGTTTTTGAGGTGCATCAGATGATGCTTGCCGACGATGACTATCTGGAAACGGTAGAAACCTTGATCGGCAGCGGCAATATGAGTGCGGAAGACGCAGTAGAACGGACAGCGCAGCAGTTTGCCCAGATGTTTCGTGCTATGGATGATACGTATATGCAAGCCCGCGCCGCCGATGTCATCGACATTTCACGCCGCGTCGAAGCGGCGCTTTGCGGCTGCCAGGATACCGATTTGAGCGCTTATGACGGTGTCATTATCGGCGCCGATGACTTGGGACCGAGTGAAACGCTGCAGCTCGATACGGATAAGATCCTCGGTTTTGTTACATCCGGCGGCAGCACCAATTCACATACCGCTATTTTGGCGCGGACGTTGGGGATAGCCGCCGTTGTCGGCACCGATACGCCGTTCCATGATGACGTTGAAGGGTTGACAGTCATTATTGACGGGTATACGGGTACGGTCTATCTCGATCCCGATCCGGAGATGTTGGCGGCGATGGAGCGCAAAGCGGAGACGGCGGCGGCTCATCAGGCCGCATTGGAGCGGCTGCGCGGACTGCCGACACAAACGAAGGACGGGAAAAGAATTGATTTGTATGCCAATATCGGCAATACGGGAGATTTGGCCCAAGTAGCGGAACATGACGCGGAAGGGATCGGCCTGTTCCGCAGTGAATTTCTGTATTTGGAAAATACGACATATCCGACGGAAGAGCAGCAGTTTGCGGCGTATAAAAAAACGGCGCAGGCACTGGGCGGTAAACGTGTCGTCATTCGCACCCTTGATATCGGCGCCGACAAGAAAGTAGACTATTTCAACTTGGAGACGGAAGAAAATCCGGCCATGGGCATGCGGGCCATCCGCATTTGCCTCAGCCGCCCCGACTTGTTCAGGATCCAACTTCGCGCGTTGTGTCGGGCTTCCGCCTTCGGCAAAGTCGCCGTCATGTTTCCGATGATTATTTCCCTTGATGAAATCAGGCGGAGCAAAGCGATGCTTCGCGATGTACAAGAAGAATTGACGGCACAAGGGATCGCTTACGACAAAGAAATGGAAGTAGGGATTATGATCGAGACGCCTGCGGCGGCGATTATCAGTGATGAACTGGCGAAAGAAGTCGATTTTTTCAGTATCGGCTCGAATGATCTGACGCAATATACGCTGGCCATCGATCGTCAGCAGACACGGCTTGACGATTTCTTCGACGCCCATCACCCGGCGATCTTGCGGTTGATTGAAATGACGGTTCGGAACGGACACGCCGCCGGTATCTGGGTCGGCATTTGCGGCGAACTCGGCGCCGATTTGTCCTTGACGGAAACGTTTCTGCGCATGGGGATTGATGAATTGTCTGTCAGTCCGGCGGCGATCTTGCCTGTACGCGAAAAAGTTCGTTCTTTGGATTTGCGGGATGTAGACGTTTGA
- a CDS encoding HPr family phosphocarrier protein, whose translation MKEFTYVITDPQGVHARPAGILVKEAKKFTSAITVVKGGKTGDLKKIFAVMALGIKQGETITVQVDGADEEAAAAAVTAALQANL comes from the coding sequence ATGAAAGAATTTACTTACGTTATTACCGACCCTCAAGGAGTCCACGCTCGTCCTGCCGGCATTCTCGTGAAGGAAGCGAAGAAATTTACCTCAGCCATTACCGTTGTTAAAGGCGGCAAAACCGGTGATTTGAAAAAGATATTCGCCGTCATGGCGCTGGGAATCAAGCAAGGCGAGACCATTACCGTACAAGTTGACGGTGCCGATGAAGAAGCGGCGGCTGCCGCCGTGACAGCGGCGTTGCAAGCCAATTTATAG
- a CDS encoding DUF6803 family protein — protein sequence MMMNMAMTHYMELLSLHQPWFLILFMLVPMTLAETVLASEIFSLYYQEEGKGTWSSLRHGASIVLAIFFIAVAIFIAVWYVPTIQWRGPLDVIAVYSYLLAVIPAVVILLMEFNLISKNSDTRMKLKKHVIWVFAFVALTHIAMVFGMADPQLAGWTAPQQSMPGGQMMNHDGMSNDMMNHGGMSHDTMNHGDMHQHMMNQQQSMNMNQGGQGGMNGNNADSCPMNQADQDQNQHKNS from the coding sequence ATGATGATGAATATGGCAATGACACACTATATGGAACTTTTGTCGTTGCACCAACCGTGGTTTCTGATTTTATTCATGTTGGTGCCGATGACTTTGGCGGAAACAGTTTTGGCTTCCGAGATTTTCAGTTTGTATTATCAGGAAGAGGGAAAAGGTACTTGGAGCTCATTGCGACACGGGGCGTCGATTGTCTTAGCGATTTTCTTTATCGCCGTGGCGATCTTCATCGCCGTCTGGTATGTTCCGACTATTCAGTGGCGCGGTCCGCTTGATGTAATTGCTGTTTACAGTTATTTACTTGCCGTCATACCTGCTGTCGTTATTTTACTTATGGAATTCAATCTTATCAGTAAAAATAGTGATACGAGAATGAAATTGAAAAAACACGTTATTTGGGTCTTTGCTTTCGTTGCTTTAACGCATATTGCCATGGTTTTCGGCATGGCTGATCCGCAGCTTGCCGGCTGGACGGCGCCGCAGCAGAGCATGCCCGGCGGGCAGATGATGAATCATGACGGCATGTCAAACGATATGATGAATCACGGCGGTATGTCACATGATACGATGAATCATGGTGACATGCATCAACATATGATGAATCAGCAGCAATCGATGAATATGAACCAAGGCGGACAGGGCGGCATGAACGGGAATAACGCGGACTCCTGCCCGATGAATCAAGCTGATCAGGATCAGAACCAACACAAGAATAGCTAG
- a CDS encoding PTS fructose transporter subunit IIABC, with protein MRIRDLLQLCSIDLQAVAADKRAAIAHAVSLMEKSGNLIDAQAYEDAVLRREAEGSTGIGEGVAIPHAKTAAVAEPGLAAMVVRGGVDYESLDDEPAFLFFLIAAPEDGADVHLNVLSRLSRMLMDDDFRARLLAAPTQEAFLACIDAKETAILGEEEHFPEVADTATQPFIVAVTACPTGIAHTYMAAEALENKAAAMGIAIKVETNGSGGIKNSLSAHDIERAAGVIVAADKNVPTQRFAGKRVLFVRVAAGIKEPERLIRTIVDGTAPVFDGGGSSDEAAGDTGRESVGRQVYKHLMNGVSHMLPFVIGGGILIALAFLVDMEHAGTAAFGSGTATAAFLKQTGGLAFSMMLPILAGFIAASIGERPALMPGIVGGFLATNGGSGFFGALFAGFIAGYLVLALKRLCRNMPKALEGTKPILIYPVGGLILIGVVMTYLINPPTAVFNQWLANALLSMTTSSKVILGLVLGGMMSIDFGGPINKAAYVFGTASLLNASGAAVSSGIMASVMIGGMVPPIAISLAMLLFRKKFTVKERQSTVTNFIMGLSFITEGAIPFAAADPVHIIPSCAVGSAVAGALSMLFECAVPAPHGGIFVFGVVTHWPMYALSLLAGAAVGAVIMGIIRDDAA; from the coding sequence ATGAGGATTCGCGATTTGTTACAGCTTTGCAGCATTGATTTACAGGCTGTGGCGGCCGATAAGCGCGCCGCCATTGCTCATGCCGTTTCGCTGATGGAAAAAAGTGGTAATCTGATTGATGCGCAGGCGTATGAAGACGCCGTTCTGCGGCGTGAAGCGGAAGGCAGTACCGGTATCGGCGAAGGGGTAGCCATCCCGCATGCCAAGACGGCTGCCGTTGCTGAACCGGGACTGGCGGCGATGGTCGTTCGCGGCGGCGTCGATTACGAAAGTCTTGACGATGAACCGGCTTTTCTGTTTTTTCTCATCGCCGCTCCCGAAGATGGCGCCGACGTTCATCTCAATGTTCTGAGCCGGTTAAGCCGTATGCTTATGGATGATGATTTTCGTGCCCGTTTGCTGGCGGCGCCGACGCAAGAAGCCTTTTTGGCCTGCATTGATGCCAAGGAGACGGCTATCCTTGGCGAAGAAGAGCATTTCCCGGAAGTTGCCGATACGGCGACGCAACCTTTTATCGTCGCCGTGACGGCCTGCCCGACCGGCATTGCCCACACGTACATGGCGGCAGAAGCGTTGGAAAACAAGGCGGCGGCCATGGGAATCGCGATCAAGGTGGAAACGAACGGTTCCGGCGGCATAAAGAACAGCTTAAGCGCGCACGATATTGAACGAGCTGCCGGCGTCATCGTGGCGGCTGACAAGAACGTGCCGACACAGCGGTTTGCTGGTAAAAGAGTACTGTTCGTGCGTGTGGCTGCCGGGATCAAGGAGCCGGAACGATTGATCCGGACTATCGTGGACGGTACGGCTCCCGTTTTCGATGGCGGCGGCAGCAGCGACGAAGCGGCCGGCGATACGGGGCGGGAGAGTGTGGGGCGTCAGGTTTATAAGCATCTCATGAACGGTGTTTCCCACATGTTGCCGTTTGTTATCGGCGGCGGCATTCTCATTGCCCTGGCATTTCTCGTCGATATGGAACATGCCGGTACGGCCGCTTTCGGAAGTGGTACGGCAACGGCGGCTTTCCTGAAACAGACCGGCGGCCTTGCCTTCAGTATGATGCTGCCGATCTTGGCCGGGTTTATTGCCGCCAGCATCGGCGAACGGCCCGCTTTAATGCCCGGTATCGTCGGCGGTTTTTTGGCGACGAACGGCGGTTCCGGCTTTTTCGGCGCTCTCTTCGCCGGGTTTATTGCCGGGTATTTGGTGCTTGCGCTGAAACGATTATGCCGGAACATGCCGAAGGCGCTGGAAGGAACGAAGCCGATCCTTATTTATCCCGTCGGCGGGTTGATCCTTATCGGTGTCGTCATGACGTATCTGATCAATCCGCCGACGGCCGTGTTCAATCAATGGCTGGCGAACGCCTTGTTGTCGATGACGACGTCGAGCAAGGTGATCCTCGGCCTCGTTCTTGGCGGCATGATGTCGATTGATTTCGGCGGACCCATCAATAAAGCGGCTTACGTGTTCGGGACGGCGTCGCTTCTGAACGCGTCCGGAGCTGCTGTCAGTTCCGGCATTATGGCTTCCGTCATGATCGGCGGCATGGTACCGCCGATTGCCATCTCCTTGGCGATGCTCCTTTTCCGCAAAAAATTCACGGTCAAGGAAAGGCAGTCGACGGTAACCAATTTTATTATGGGCTTATCGTTTATTACGGAAGGCGCTATTCCCTTTGCCGCCGCCGATCCGGTTCATATTATTCCGTCTTGTGCTGTCGGGTCTGCCGTGGCCGGCGCATTATCGATGCTCTTCGAATGCGCCGTTCCGGCGCCGCACGGCGGTATCTTCGTTTTCGGTGTCGTTACGCATTGGCCCATGTATGCGTTGTCGCTGCTTGCCGGTGCCGCCGTCGGAGCGGTCATCATGGGAATAATCCGTGACGACGCGGCATAG
- a CDS encoding heavy metal translocating P-type ATPase: MKHEKYAISGMSCSACSARVEKAAARLPGMKKASVNLLTNSMQVDYDEALLSSQDIITAVTNAGYGAAPAGAGKESFVADESAASAAASAIQELKNRLIGSVLFLLPTMYIASHGLFQHLFGLPVPHLVEAVFDGPRNAIAFAFAQFLLLLPIMYLNKKYYINGFHSLFQGAPNMDSLVAIGSSASAVFGIFAIFRMGWGLGYGDLGLVETYSTNLYFESAGMIVTLITVGKYLEARAKGKTSAAIEKLMDLAPKEATVLRDGKEVSIAIEELLIGDEIVIRPGESIPADGIISQGTTSIDESAITGESIPVEKQVGDAVTAATINKAGYIHVTAKRIGEDTTISQIIKLVDEASASKAPIAKTADTIAGIFVPAVIAIALVTTAIWYFFVGTDPEFAFSVGIAVLVISCPCALGLATPVAIMVGTGKGAENGILIKSGEALEIAHRIDTVVMDKTGTITIGKPSVTDILPYGVTKETLLSLAAGLEKGSEHPLAEAVIAYSREQGITPTAISDFRAIFGRGVCGTSNGVTYYAGNRELMSEHKIDTTALKETLDRLSDQGKTPLIFAAGDKIIGIIAAADTEKETSAAAISRFKELGIKVVMLTGDNKRTAEAVRKRLHIPQVIAGVLPQDKEKHIADLQKQGHCVAMIGDGINDAPALMKADLGIAIGAGTDVAIESADAVLMRSDLLDAVSAVRLSKAVIKNIKENLFWAFIYNIIGIPLAAGLLYPAFGIKLSPVIGAAAMSLSSFCVCMNALRLRFFKAERAPHHVSRETLPAQSVVTSAPSEIPASPVHTTLTVRGMMCQHCVKQVTAALSEIAGVTAVNVSLERGEADVSSTIAIPTAVFSETLTAAGYTLQLPKEEQEMEKTIKIEGMMCQHCQQHVHDALSKIDGVTAVTVDLEGKKADIKADRDIPTDELAKVIADAGYELVK, encoded by the coding sequence GTGAAACATGAAAAGTATGCAATCAGCGGCATGAGCTGTTCAGCTTGCTCCGCGCGGGTGGAAAAAGCGGCCGCCCGTCTGCCGGGCATGAAAAAGGCAAGCGTCAATTTGTTGACAAACAGTATGCAAGTCGACTATGACGAAGCACTGTTATCCTCTCAGGATATCATTACTGCCGTCACGAACGCCGGTTACGGCGCCGCGCCGGCAGGCGCGGGAAAAGAAAGCTTCGTTGCCGACGAAAGCGCCGCATCGGCAGCTGCAAGCGCCATTCAGGAGCTGAAAAACCGTCTCATCGGCTCTGTTCTTTTTCTGCTCCCGACGATGTATATCGCCTCCCACGGACTCTTCCAACACCTTTTCGGTCTTCCTGTCCCCCATCTGGTCGAGGCTGTATTCGACGGGCCGAGAAATGCCATCGCCTTTGCGTTCGCCCAATTTCTCCTGCTCCTGCCCATTATGTACCTGAACAAAAAATATTATATTAACGGTTTCCACAGTCTCTTTCAAGGGGCTCCGAATATGGACAGTCTCGTTGCCATCGGCTCATCAGCTTCTGCCGTCTTCGGTATCTTTGCCATTTTCCGTATGGGCTGGGGACTTGGTTACGGTGATTTGGGACTAGTAGAAACATACAGCACCAACCTTTACTTTGAATCGGCAGGCATGATCGTGACCTTGATTACAGTCGGCAAGTATTTGGAAGCCAGAGCAAAGGGAAAAACGAGCGCGGCCATTGAGAAGCTGATGGACCTGGCGCCGAAAGAAGCGACGGTCCTGCGTGACGGCAAAGAAGTATCCATTGCCATCGAAGAGCTTCTCATCGGCGATGAAATCGTCATCCGCCCCGGCGAAAGCATTCCGGCAGACGGGATTATCTCGCAAGGGACGACGAGCATTGACGAATCGGCTATTACCGGCGAAAGCATTCCTGTTGAAAAGCAAGTCGGTGACGCCGTAACAGCCGCTACGATCAACAAGGCGGGATATATTCACGTTACAGCAAAGCGTATCGGCGAAGACACGACGATCAGCCAAATTATTAAACTCGTCGATGAAGCCAGCGCCAGCAAGGCGCCTATTGCCAAAACGGCCGATACGATTGCCGGTATTTTTGTGCCGGCCGTTATCGCGATTGCCCTGGTAACGACGGCAATCTGGTATTTCTTTGTCGGCACCGATCCGGAATTTGCCTTTTCTGTCGGCATCGCCGTCCTCGTCATTTCCTGCCCCTGTGCTCTCGGACTGGCAACGCCCGTCGCCATCATGGTCGGCACCGGCAAAGGCGCGGAAAACGGAATCCTCATCAAATCCGGCGAAGCGTTGGAAATAGCACATCGGATTGATACGGTAGTAATGGACAAGACCGGCACGATTACGATCGGGAAACCGTCTGTAACCGATATCCTGCCTTACGGCGTCACAAAAGAAACACTTCTCTCTTTGGCTGCCGGTTTGGAAAAAGGCAGCGAACATCCTTTGGCAGAAGCCGTCATCGCCTATAGCCGTGAGCAGGGAATCACGCCGACGGCGATCAGCGATTTCCGCGCCATCTTCGGGCGCGGCGTCTGCGGAACCAGCAACGGCGTCACGTATTATGCCGGCAACCGGGAGCTGATGAGCGAGCACAAGATCGACACGACGGCGCTGAAAGAGACGCTGGATCGGTTATCCGATCAGGGTAAAACACCGCTTATCTTTGCCGCCGGCGATAAGATCATCGGAATCATTGCCGCTGCAGATACGGAAAAAGAAACGAGCGCAGCCGCTATTTCCCGTTTCAAAGAACTCGGCATCAAGGTTGTCATGCTGACGGGAGACAACAAAAGGACAGCCGAAGCGGTCCGCAAACGCCTGCATATTCCCCAGGTCATTGCCGGGGTCTTACCGCAGGATAAAGAAAAGCATATTGCCGACCTGCAAAAACAGGGCCATTGCGTGGCCATGATCGGTGACGGTATTAACGATGCCCCGGCATTGATGAAAGCCGATCTGGGCATAGCCATCGGTGCCGGAACAGACGTTGCCATCGAAAGCGCCGATGCGGTGCTGATGCGCAGTGATCTCCTCGATGCGGTCAGTGCCGTTCGCCTCAGTAAAGCGGTTATTAAAAACATCAAAGAAAACCTCTTCTGGGCCTTTATTTACAATATCATCGGAATTCCCCTGGCAGCCGGACTGCTCTATCCGGCCTTCGGAATCAAGCTCAGTCCCGTTATCGGCGCCGCCGCCATGAGTTTGAGCAGTTTCTGTGTCTGCATGAATGCCTTGCGGCTCCGGTTCTTTAAAGCGGAAAGAGCGCCTCATCATGTTTCACGTGAAACATTGCCGGCTCAGTCCGTCGTCACATCCGCTCCTTCAGAAATACCTGCAAGCCCTGTACACACAACGCTTACCGTAAGAGGAATGATGTGCCAACATTGCGTAAAGCAGGTCACCGCCGCGCTTTCCGAAATAGCCGGTGTCACTGCTGTCAACGTATCGTTAGAAAGAGGCGAAGCCGACGTCTCCAGTACAATCGCCATCCCGACGGCAGTATTCTCAGAAACCCTTACTGCTGCAGGATATACATTACAACTTCCAAAGGAGGAACAAGAAATGGAAAAAACAATTAAGATTGAAGGAATGATGTGCCAACATTGTCAACAACACGTACACGACGCGCTTTCAAAAATAGACGGCGTCACTGCCGTAACCGTTGATTTGGAAGGCAAAAAGGCCGATATAAAAGCTGATCGTGATATTCCGACAGATGAATTGGCCAAAGTCATTGCCGACGCCGGATATGAACTCGTCAAATGA
- a CDS encoding sodium:solute symporter family protein, with amino-acid sequence MSIQLSIVILYIFLLFAISLYVKHRAAQNPTEYLFAGRKLSTTLVAVSITGMAVGAASTVGVAESATKIGLAAGWYNGAWSIGAIVMGILAAGRYRSLNCTTIPELFERSYDKKARVISVIGLSLIMICITSLQYVAGGSILSTLMPDIFTMESGMIVSAVVFIGITAIGGLWSSGLSNILSVTVIYLGIIYSLVRILLRDGGISGIAASLPVSSVDWFSPFAGISAATLLGWIIVMVTQAITAQGPVQIACGAKDAGAARRGFILGGILIFPIGFLCAILGLAAKAQYPDLNPTLALPQIIMSLDPFSSGLTLAGLWAADVSTACTILLGASTLVAQDIYRRFFSPKMTQKTYLRANRMITLLIGIGTLWMAFNAVGIVKIMLIGLSLTTAFTLVFLCTLFCPSLCRRNTAFWTTLVGIAGLILWQLFPAIRILPHVIYFEWIICTVTLLLVRVIDKTPITPPTRREDDL; translated from the coding sequence ATGTCCATTCAATTAAGTATCGTCATTTTATATATCTTCCTGCTTTTTGCGATCTCTCTCTATGTCAAACATCGTGCAGCCCAAAATCCGACAGAATACTTATTTGCCGGCCGAAAGCTTTCAACGACACTGGTTGCCGTCAGTATCACCGGCATGGCCGTCGGTGCCGCTTCTACGGTCGGCGTCGCAGAAAGCGCCACAAAGATCGGGCTTGCCGCCGGCTGGTATAACGGCGCCTGGTCTATTGGCGCCATCGTCATGGGGATTCTTGCGGCAGGCCGCTACCGCTCGCTGAATTGTACAACTATTCCGGAACTCTTTGAGCGGAGCTACGATAAGAAAGCTCGTGTCATCAGCGTTATCGGTCTTTCCCTGATTATGATCTGCATTACGTCGCTGCAATACGTTGCCGGCGGCTCCATCTTATCAACGCTTATGCCCGATATCTTCACGATGGAATCGGGCATGATCGTAAGCGCCGTTGTATTCATCGGCATTACGGCTATCGGCGGACTCTGGTCTTCAGGATTGTCAAATATCCTCAGCGTCACCGTCATTTACTTGGGCATTATTTATTCTCTCGTCCGCATCCTGCTCCGCGACGGCGGTATCAGCGGCATCGCTGCCAGTCTTCCCGTTTCCTCCGTAGATTGGTTCAGTCCCTTTGCCGGCATTTCGGCGGCGACGCTTCTCGGCTGGATCATCGTCATGGTGACGCAGGCAATTACCGCACAGGGACCGGTCCAAATCGCCTGCGGCGCAAAAGACGCAGGCGCCGCCAGACGAGGGTTCATTTTAGGCGGCATATTGATCTTTCCCATCGGTTTCCTCTGCGCCATCTTGGGATTGGCCGCCAAAGCGCAATATCCCGACTTGAACCCGACATTGGCATTACCGCAAATTATTATGAGTCTCGATCCCTTTTCGTCGGGCCTGACCTTGGCCGGTCTCTGGGCCGCCGACGTTTCAACGGCCTGCACGATCCTTCTCGGCGCCAGCACTCTCGTTGCCCAAGATATTTACCGCCGCTTCTTCTCACCGAAAATGACACAAAAAACGTATTTGCGCGCCAACCGAATGATTACGCTCCTGATCGGCATCGGCACCTTATGGATGGCCTTTAACGCCGTCGGCATCGTCAAGATCATGCTGATCGGCCTGAGTCTGACGACCGCCTTTACGCTCGTCTTCCTCTGCACGCTTTTCTGTCCTTCCCTATGCCGCAGGAACACGGCCTTCTGGACGACACTCGTCGGAATTGCAGGACTGATCCTCTGGCAGCTTTTCCCGGCAATACGCATCTTGCCTCATGTCATTTATTTTGAATGGATCATCTGTACGGTTACCCTTCTTCTCGTCCGTGTTATCGACAAAACGCCGATTACGCCGCCGACACGCCGGGAAGACGACCTGTAA
- a CDS encoding sensor histidine kinase, with product MGKNERLSFRLAVMIFFLFAAVIALLVMIVNLQMEAHFSEYVYTEADGLTVAVKGIDEEAYIASVHKFLFWIGFVMVILGSTVSYFVIRHLTRPVSELTAAVRELQEGHLGKTVPVRRHDEIGVLAAAFNDMSRRLYENDQQRRRLFAGMAHELRTPMAILQGNLEGMLDDVVPLDKETVLSLEDEVVRMRRLVQDLRDLSLAENHELLLHKEETDINNLLSRAVNMLQPMLDEKRLRIEVHLAADLPPVNVDADRFNQVVYNLLNNAVRYTETGKTISVTTALNNQNYLVLTIADEGKGIAETDLPHIFEYFYRGEKSRNRGSGGSGIGLALAKQYVLCHDGTIDVASRVSEGTTVTVRIPIGES from the coding sequence TTGGGTAAAAACGAACGACTTTCTTTTCGGTTGGCAGTTATGATCTTTTTTCTCTTTGCGGCGGTGATTGCGTTGCTTGTTATGATTGTCAACTTGCAAATGGAAGCCCATTTTTCGGAATATGTCTATACGGAGGCTGACGGGTTGACCGTTGCTGTCAAGGGGATTGATGAAGAAGCATACATTGCTTCCGTGCATAAATTCCTCTTCTGGATCGGATTCGTCATGGTTATTTTAGGCAGTACGGTCAGTTATTTTGTCATTCGTCATCTGACGCGGCCGGTATCGGAACTGACGGCGGCCGTGCGGGAATTGCAGGAAGGGCATTTGGGCAAGACCGTACCGGTGCGGCGTCATGATGAAATCGGCGTACTGGCAGCCGCTTTTAACGATATGTCCCGCCGGCTTTACGAAAACGATCAGCAAAGGCGGCGGCTCTTTGCCGGAATGGCTCATGAACTACGTACGCCCATGGCGATATTACAGGGCAATTTGGAAGGTATGCTGGACGATGTCGTACCGCTTGACAAAGAGACGGTCTTGTCGCTTGAAGATGAAGTGGTCCGCATGCGCCGCCTGGTTCAGGATTTGCGCGATTTGTCCCTGGCGGAAAATCATGAATTACTGCTGCACAAAGAAGAAACGGATATCAACAATCTGTTATCGCGGGCTGTCAATATGCTCCAGCCCATGCTTGACGAGAAGCGGCTCAGGATCGAAGTGCATTTGGCGGCCGATCTGCCTCCTGTCAACGTTGATGCGGATCGTTTCAATCAAGTTGTGTATAATTTGTTGAACAATGCCGTTCGCTATACGGAAACGGGCAAGACCATTTCCGTTACGACTGCGCTAAATAACCAGAACTATCTCGTGTTGACCATCGCCGATGAAGGGAAGGGAATTGCGGAGACTGATCTGCCCCATATATTTGAATATTTTTACCGTGGCGAAAAATCGCGGAATCGAGGCAGCGGCGGCAGCGGTATCGGGTTGGCTCTGGCGAAGCAATATGTTCTTTGCCACGACGGAACGATCGATGTTGCAAGTCGTGTAAGCGAGGGAACGACAGTTACCGTTCGCATACCGATAGGTGAATCCTAA
- a CDS encoding response regulator transcription factor: MSPYSILIVDDDDKLIKLLRSYFEQNQFIVYIAKNGEEALAMMERHEPQIMLLDIMMPKLDGYEVCNRVRQISDIPIIFLTARDSEEDRLKGLDIGADDYVTKPFNMQELVARVHARLRRSLGEVIHRPASYRAADLLIDRERFLVYRGNQALTLTPTEFKLLEILSLSPGRVFSRMQLMEKVQGGYAFEGFERTIDTHIRNLRKKVEVDPANPAYILTVYGIGYKFGGEHLG; this comes from the coding sequence ATGAGTCCGTATTCTATTCTTATTGTCGATGATGATGACAAACTGATCAAATTGCTGCGTTCCTATTTTGAGCAGAATCAATTTATTGTTTATATTGCCAAAAACGGAGAAGAAGCATTGGCCATGATGGAACGACATGAGCCGCAAATTATGCTTCTCGATATAATGATGCCCAAGCTGGACGGGTATGAGGTTTGTAATCGTGTGCGACAGATCAGCGATATTCCGATTATTTTTCTGACCGCCCGTGACAGTGAAGAGGATCGGCTGAAGGGCCTTGATATCGGTGCCGACGACTATGTCACAAAACCGTTCAATATGCAGGAACTCGTCGCTAGGGTTCATGCTCGCTTGCGGCGCAGCCTGGGTGAAGTCATTCACCGTCCGGCGTCTTACCGTGCAGCCGACCTTCTTATCGACAGAGAGCGTTTTCTCGTCTATCGCGGCAATCAAGCGTTGACTTTGACGCCGACGGAATTTAAGCTGCTGGAGATACTGTCATTATCTCCGGGACGGGTATTCAGCCGCATGCAGCTGATGGAAAAAGTACAGGGCGGGTATGCCTTTGAAGGGTTTGAGCGGACGATTGATACACATATTCGCAACTTACGGAAGAAGGTGGAAGTCGATCCGGCCAATCCCGCTTATATTTTGACTGTTTACGGGATAGGGTATAAGTTTGGCGGTGAACATCTTGGGTAA
- a CDS encoding metal-sensing transcriptional repressor → MKYRDKTGTEYKCLISRLNRIEGQVRGIKNMVENDRYCVDILTQVSAVQSALNAFNKELLAQHIKSCVVTDIRNGNDEVIDELVCLLQKLMK, encoded by the coding sequence ATGAAATATCGTGATAAAACCGGTACCGAATATAAATGTCTTATTTCACGCTTAAATCGAATTGAGGGACAAGTTCGCGGTATAAAAAACATGGTCGAAAATGACCGCTATTGTGTCGATATCCTGACGCAGGTCAGCGCCGTTCAATCGGCATTGAACGCCTTTAATAAGGAGCTGTTGGCGCAGCACATCAAAAGCTGTGTCGTAACCGATATCCGTAATGGCAATGATGAAGTAATCGACGAACTTGTCTGTCTTTTACAAAAACTGATGAAGTAG